One segment of Mobula birostris isolate sMobBir1 chromosome 29, sMobBir1.hap1, whole genome shotgun sequence DNA contains the following:
- the LOC140190185 gene encoding voltage-dependent calcium channel gamma-7 subunit-like, whose amino-acid sequence MSIHPPGCPFSSGSVRGALGLSPLLHTGELEGLGTCSARALTLLSSAFGASGLLLVGIAVSTDYWLYLEEGLVSQHNQSTEITMALHSGLWRVCFVAGRENGRCVATEYFLEPEVEITTENTANILKMIQTATPFPMVSLLFVFTAFIISNIGHIRPQRTILAFVSGIFFILSGLSLVVGLVLYISSINDEVMNRPREPELHFRYRYGWSFAFAASSFLLKEGAGVLSVYLFMKRYAEEEMYRPHPALYRPRLSDSSDHSAQFLHPQPWQRARSASEISSDISIQMNESFPPAVTCDRGRYSTSPC is encoded by the exons atgtcgat acACCCACCTGGCTGCCCCTTTTCCTCAGGGAGCGTGCGGGGAGCCCTCGGGctctcacccctcctccacaCCGGCGAGCTGGAGGGCTTGGGGACGTGCAGTGCGCGGGCGCTTACGCTTCTGAGCAGCGCCTTCGGTGCGAGTGGGCTCCTGCTGGTGGGAATTGCTGTGAGCACTGACTACTGGCTGTACCTGGAGGAGGGGCTGGTCTCCCAACATAATCAGAGCACCGAGATCACCATGGCTCTCCATTCCGGCCTCTGGAGGGTCTGTTTCGTCGCTG gCCGGGAGAACGGCCGATGTGTGGCGACAGAGTATTTCCTGGAGCCTGAAGTTGAGATTACAACAGAGAACACGGCCAATATTCTCA AGATGATTCAGACAGCCACCCCCTTTCCGATGGTGAGCCTCCTCTTTGTCTTCACTGCCTTCATCATCAGTAACATTGGACACATCCGTCCCCAGCGCACCATCCTGGCCTTTGTCTCTGGAATATTCTTCATTCTGTCTG GTCTGAGCCTGGTGGTGGGCTTGGTCCTCTACATCTCCAGCATCAACGATGAGGTGATGAACCGTCCGAGGGAGCCGGAGCTCCACTTCCGCTACCGCTACGGATGGTCATTTGCTTTCGCCGCCTCGTCCTTCCTCCTCAAAGAG GGCGCTGGAGTGCTTTCGGTCTATCTGTTTATGAAGCGCTACGCAGAGGAAGAGATGTACCGGCCACATCCAGCCCTCTATCGCCCGCGGCTGAGTGACTCGTCTGACCATTCAGCCCAGTTTCTGCACCCCCAGCCCTGGCAACGGGCACGCAGTGCATCCGAGATTTCCAGCGACATTTCCATCCAGATGAACGAGAGCTTCCCGCCTGCTGTCACCTGTGATCGTGGGAGGTACTCGACCTCCCCCTGCTGA